Below is a genomic region from Miniphocaeibacter halophilus.
TGTTAAAATAATGTAAATTATATAAATTTATTAACATTTAGGAGTTTGTTTTGGACATTTTAGAAAATCAATTAATTAGAGCTGTTTTAATGAAGGACAGAGACAAGACTAAAGAGCTTTCTGAATCAATATTTAATAAAATTGCTGAAGACCATACTAGTTTTGACTTTTTCAAAAGCTATTTAATACAATTTAATGGAATATTCTACTGGAATACTATTAAAAACATTAAGGATATTGAATATACAACTGCAATATTAAACGAAAGGAATGCTTTTCTTTTAAAAATTTCAGAATCAACAAATATTAAATCCTTAAAAAAGGTTTTTTTTGAAATGTTGGATTTTTATACTGCATCACAAAATAAGTTAATTTATAATTGTACAAATCCTTTAATTAAAACCATTCTAATTTATATTTACAACAACTGTGGAAAAAAATAACCTTGGAAATCTTATCCAATAAATTCCATATTAGTAAATCTTACTTATCTAATTTAATTTCTAAACACGTAGGAAATAGTCTACCAACTATTTTATTGAACTTTAGATTAGAAAAAGCAATTCTTTTGCTTTTAGACAGTAATCTGTCTATTAATGAAATTTCTCATTTAGTAGGCTTTGATAGTACATCTTATTTTTGCCACCAATTTAAAAGCGAATATGGAATAACTCCAAAGCAATTTAGGTCAGAGGGAAATTTTTCAATTTAAAAAGAAAAAAATAGTTTAGTATTATAAAAATAATACTAAACTATTTTTTATTTTATTTTTTATTAGATTGACAATTGCTTATATGACAAGAACTACAACTACCACAGCTTGATTTGTTCTTTCTCATACTTCTAATAGCAAATGCAACTATGCCAACTAGTAAGATTAATACTACTATTGTAGCCATAATAACCCTTCTTTCTTAATCTAGTCTATGGACCTACTTAATTTTCTTTTATCTATTTTATTTTTATCCGGTCTAAATAACAGGAATATATATACAGCTAATATTACTAAAGCCACTCCTGTCCATATTGTAAAGTCATTACCTAATATAAGAACAGAACCAAATTGATATATCATCAATGATATTGTATAAGCAAATACCATTTGGTAAATTAAGGCAAAAGCAGTCCATTTGCCACTTTTCATTTCCTGTCTTATTGCTCCTACTGCTGCGAAACAAGGTATGTTCAATTGATTGAAAATCATAAAGCTCATAGCTGAAACTGTTGTAAAAGCTAGAGATGCAAATTGGATCATGTCCGGACTTTCAAAAGTCAAGTCAGCCCCAACGCCGGCAACTACTCCATAGGTACTTACAACCATTTCCTTTGCTATTAAACCTACCACAGATGAAACTGCTGCTAACCAGTTACCAAAACCTAAAGGTTTAAATATAGGTGCAAAGAATTTTCCAATTGCTTCTAATAGTGAATGACTTTCTGCTGAAAATTCAGCAAATTCACCAGATGTACTTATATTTTGTAAAAACCAAATTGCAATTGTAGCAACTAAAATTATTGTTCCTGCTTTTATAATAAAGGCTTTTATCCTTTGCCAAGTTACTCTTAAAACATTTCCAAGTTTAGGCATATGGTATGACGGAAGTTCCATTACAAAAGGAGCTGCCTCTCCAGCAAATCTGCTGGTTTTCTTTAAAATTATTCCACTTACTATTACTGCAGCTATACCTGCAAAATAACAAATAGGTGCAAACCACCATTTACCAACAAAAACAGATGCTGCAAATAAGGCAATTATTTCTGATTTTGCACCACAAGGCATAAAGGAAGCAACTACTATTGTCATTCTTCTGTCCTTGTCTGATTCTATTGTTCTTGTAGCCATTATTCCCGGTACTGAGCAACCTATACCAATTAAAATCGGAATAAAAGATTTACCGGATAATCCAAATTTTCTAAATATTCTATCTAAAAT
It encodes:
- a CDS encoding helix-turn-helix transcriptional regulator encodes the protein MEILSNKFHISKSYLSNLISKHVGNSLPTILLNFRLEKAILLLLDSNLSINEISHLVGFDSTSYFCHQFKSEYGITPKQFRSEGNFSI
- a CDS encoding FeoB-associated Cys-rich membrane protein; its protein translation is MATIVVLILLVGIVAFAIRSMRKNKSSCGSCSSCHISNCQSNKK